Genomic DNA from Rana temporaria chromosome 1, aRanTem1.1, whole genome shotgun sequence:
agaactccaggtAAATAAAACTAACTTTACAATACTGTGGCTGATTAACATTTTAATGTGCAGAAagcccattgatttaaatggcCTAATGCACAAAAAAAAGGTGCACATATTATTTCTAGCAGTGTACCTCACTGCAACGCATGCCTGTTAGCAAGGTGCTTTGCAATAACACATGTGACAAGCAATGTTGCACTCTATGGTAATGCATTCACCAAGCTCTGTGAAACTCTGTTGCAAGTTTCCTTGCAAATTAAACAGCCTATTTGCTTATGGTAAATCAATCCCTAtgtcactttaaagcaaaattccaggtatggctaatttttgcatacttacattggtccagcttggaccaatgtaagtctgCATGTGCTAAACTTGGCCAGTGCCCGTGGAAGCTGAAGATCACTTTGGTAGGCAACATTAATACAGTAATTGCCGATGACCTCTGGGGAAATTCGGCGTTGCATCGATACAGATTCTCCAATTGCCAGCAATTGCAatggcatcaatgtgaaccagggctgatgacaggctcagcaatggcatgcaatgccaagctgctgcaagcaaagccaatagAATAttaacatgcattaaaaaggggattaactccagacataaaacgataattcttccactctacaagactctggtctagccgcacctagagtatgccgtccagttctgggcaccagtcatcaggagggatgtgctggaactggagagagtccagagaagggcaacaaagctaatcaagggactggaggatctcagctatgggaaaaactgccagcactgaacttattctctctggagatgaggggccagatcctcaaaagagatacggcggtgtaactgctgttacgccgtcgtatccctggtcctaactatggaactgatccacagactcagtttcccatagttaggacgaagatccgacatgtgtaattgaattacactgtcggatcttaaggatgcaattctaggccggccgctaggtggcgaggccattgaggccggcgtagaatatgcaaatgaacagttacggcgatccacgaacgctccgacgggcccgacgctctaaatctacgtcgtttacgttgagttccgccgcgtaaaactagggctaagccctagttgtcctaagccatgttaagtatggccgtcgttcccgcgtcgaattttaaattctacgtcgtttgcgtaagacgtccgtgaatggcgcaaatgacgtcggagcgacgtcagttagcgcaatgcacgtcgggtaatttacccgacggagcatgcgcagtacgtccggcgcgggagcgcgcctaatttaaatgggactcgcccatttgaataggaacgccttgcgccggacggatttaagttacagcgccgcaaaattccaggtaagtgctttgtggatcggcacctaacttgggaattttgcggcggagtaacttaaatcagaaaagttacgttgcgccaaggctttgtggataacccccgaGATTCTTGAGaaaggatatgatttaaatttagaaATACCATACTAGTTACCTCCACAATAGGTATAAAACTCTTCcgtgaaagggaatttaaaaagacacgtgACCATTCACTAAAATTTGAAGAGAAgccgtttaaccttaaactgcttagagggttctttactgtaagagcagtaaggatgtggaattctcatCCACAGGCAggggtttcagcagggagcatagatGATTTAAAAAAGACATTAGATAAGCACCCGAATGACCACAacctacagggatatacaatgtaatactgacataaaagcacacacacaggttagacttgatggacttttgtcttttttcaacctcacctactatgtaacattTTAGCATGCACAAAAGGAAGGTGATAGAAGAAAATTCTGAGATACTTTGCTTACAATATCATCGGATATGTCTCGTAGACCTCGTACTACCAGAATACATATGAGTGGTATCACAATGATGTGCGCAGGCTGGGTAGAAATCTGCGGGATgcactgtaaaaaatgtaaatgtataaaGTGAAAAATGCAGCCACGTATAACAGGATACAACAAACTTTTTACGTGATTCATTGGGGTaggtttactaaagctggaacactcagaatttggtgcagctgtgcatggtagccaatcagcttctatcttcagcttgttcaattaagctttggcaataaaatctgaaagctgattggttcctatgcagaagtgagcctgattttgcaccctccaattTTAGTTAGTGTCGCATAAGGCCCTATATGCGTTTGTCGCCCAAAAAGAAGCTTCTACTCTTTTTTAGGCAACAAGCTACGTGCAATTTGTGAAGGTGGAAGGTGCCGTTTGCCATGATACTAGGGatatttggggtgccattgaagGCACATGATTAGGGATCAGGGGCAGAATTGTAGTGAAGATGTGAACAGGGCCTAAGGGCTAGGGTTTATCGAAAAGTAGATCCACTCTTTTGCACTGCTAGACTGGTCCTTGAGGACTTTTCTCCGCTATGTTCTTGGACTCCAAGGTTTTCTGACTTCATTAAGACAGAGGCAATGTCCATAACTCTGAACTGGATGTGACCCTTTAAGGAAAAGTCCACAGCCAGAGCAAGGGGGGGGTCGCTTTATGGCAGCGGAGCAGAGAATTGGGTaagtaaaaaatctttttattgagGTGTGCATTACATTGCAACGTTTGCATTTTATCACACATCAATCGCTTCTTCTTACAAAATGCTGCTGCTCCTGTATGCGCTGGAAGTGGCAAAATGTTAACTTGCTGTTAGTCGATGAAACAGCAAActcaattttcttttttgtaattttctaaTAACagtatccatccatctatccatccatcctggGTAATAACCATGGTTCTCTCTATAGATACCATAAAAGGTGCCATTAAGGGGCAGGTCAAGTGTTATTTGTAGGATTACCAGATAAAAATAAAGGACGTAGTGCCACAATGCACACATGTGAATGGGCCCTCAGTGTTTGTTTTTAGATTTAGATCTGTATGTATTGCACAATTTAACTGTCACAAGTAGAGTATGAGTTGGTTGCATCACTTGGGTAGATCATAGAGTGTAGCTAGCCAAGGTACAAGCTTAGGCTTATTATGTGAGACTTTTTTCAggtatgtttgttttgttttgtaagtTATACAATGCTTGGGCTTACCTGTAAAAGAATCACCAacgtaaagtaaattacatgggCCTGATGGTACTGCTCATAAAGGTTCAGAGGTATAAAATTCAGTAGATTGTACTTGGAGGTTTTAATCGAATTGTCCTGTGTGggaagaaaaaacaataaaacgtgAGACTGGCTAATTCTTTTTTCCATTCAACGGGTTACAGtttaactcttatgccctgtacacatgatcggttcatccgatgaaaacggtctgatggattttttcatcagatatccgatgaagctgactttcatcagtcttgcctacaaaccatcagttaaaaaaacgattgtgtccaacgcggtgacgtaaaacacaacgacgtgctgagaaaaatgaagttcaatgcttccgagcatgcgtcgacttgattctgagcatgcgt
This window encodes:
- the LOC120930872 gene encoding phospholipid-transporting ATPase IK-like, whose protein sequence is MDTAFKSADLPNDKDYTWEVKANDRSYQQKINNTGFFCFQKKKYADNSIKTSKYNLLNFIPLNLYEQYHQAHVIYFTLVILLQCIPQISTQPAHIIVIPLICILVVRGLRDISDDIVVVIRVLI